The DNA segment ACGCACACTGCACCGCAAGGCGCAGCGGAGGTGGCCTTGCCTAGCGGTCTGAAAGATCACCCCGAACCGAGTGGAAATATCCCGGCTTTCCATCATCCGCAACTCCACGGCATAGTAACGTCGAATACGAAGCGCCTCCGTCACCAACGAGTCCCGCTCCGCCGAGGTGATGCGCCCATTTGAGCAAAGCACCTCGATATCGGAAAGCATCGTGTCGTAAGCCGCCACGCTTTGTCGATTGACCCAAAGTAGCCTCCGTTCCCGATGCTCAAACGACCGGGTATCATCCCACCCGACAAAGAACGACATATTGTGTTCATGCCGTCGGTATTTCACCAGCGGCCGATGGACATAGAGCAATTCGCCTATCGCCAAAGTCCGGAAAGACAGCACCAAATCTTCGAGATCCGATTTTAAGGGACCGAAATAACGAAACAACTCTGGCGAAAACGCATGAGCACATCCGTTCACAACGGGCTGGGATGAGGATAAAAACTGGAATAAGCTCCCCACCAAGGGCCAGCAAAGACGATCATCAGCACAATCACCGCGCAATCCACCAACGCCCTGAACCTCGCCATTGATAAAAATAGTCGTGTAGCTTGAAAACACCGAAGTCGCCCGGCGGCCTGACTTTTCCCAAGCTTGATGGGTCACCTCGGCTCGCTCGGGCACTGAAATGTCATCGCCGGCCTGAGCGATTACTAATTCGCCCGCGCATAGTTCCATCACGCGATTGAGATGTCGCCCCATGCCGAGGTTCGAATCGTTCCGATTAAGCCGGACCGCATGCGGTCCTTTGTAGTGAGCCACTGTTTGACGGATAACCTCAAACGTCCGGTCTTTGGAGGCATCATCGGAAATGATGACCTCCAAAGGAGAATAGGTCTGTGCTAAAGCGCTTTCAACCGCTTCGCGAACGAGTTTTTCCTGGTTGTAAGTTACAATGACAAAACTGATCAAAGGCTTGTCCATAAAATCCTGGGCAAATGAAGTCACCGATTATTCAATAGCGATTCTGCACCAACCCTGCCTTGAGCCAAAAACCATTCAATCACTCATTTTTAGCTATGGCGGCTATGCAATCGTCTGAAAGAGTATCAAACCTACATCCTGCCACCATTTGTAGCAACCGCACCAATAGCTGACTATTATCACGAGTAACCTGAGCTTCTAGGATTGAACTATTATTTTGAATTGAAGGGTAACCACCCTCCATCACCGAGTTAGCCGATTCCACGAATACTTAACTCTTTGACGGTACAAGCAAGGTATGAAGATCCGGGTATTACTACCTAGTAAATTTCCCCACCACAGTTTCGCCAGCGACCAATTCATCGCCTTCTTTGACATCGAGCAATGGGATTACATTGACAGGCAGAAACAGGTCCACTTGGGAGCCAAATTTGATCATCCCTATGCGCTGGGCGATATCGAGCTGTTGTCCCTCTCTGACATAGGCTTCGATGCGCCGAACGAGGCGTGATGCAATCTGAACAAGCGCAACTTGAAATTTTCCGTTATCAAAGAGCATGGTCTGCCGCTCATTGACATTGATGGCCTCGGGTATCCGCAGCGACCAGAATTTACCTGGTCGATGTTGGGCCAGAATCACCTTGCCGGCAATAGGCGATCGATTGATGTGGACATCCGTGAACACCATTGAAATCCCAACCTGCCAGAGTTCCTGTGCAGCAAGTGACGATTTTTCCAGTTCATCAAGATGGAGTTGAGCCCCTTTCTTATCGCACCGCAGCACGCTATTGGGCGACAGTTTCCGAATATAAACAATCTTGCCATCCGCCGGCGACACGACGACGGCCGGATCAGGAGGTGGCGTACGTTCCGGATCGCGGTAAAAGCGCCACGCGATGAAGCCAACGTAGAACGCAAGTTGCACGGCGGGCACGGCGAGGAAAATCACACTTTGCGGCCAACCGGCCCGGTTTATCAAACAGCCGACGGCGATGCCGCAGGCAGCACCCACACTCAGCATGAGCGCAGTGAAGCGGGGCTGAATGCACCACTTCACCGATGCCGCCCAAAGCACGGCCACTCCGACCGCCGCTCCGCCACCAATAATTATCCAATCATTCATAAGACTTTAATAACCGCGTTTGATCATGAGATACGGCACCAACGCCCATTGCAGGAAGAACGGCCACGGATCTCCTTTACTCCATTCACAACATATTGTTTTCCCGCGCAAGCTGCGTAAATAACTTCCAACACTCAACTCCTTTCGCCGCCACAAATCCACAGCCACAGGAATATCTGTGACGTGCTTCACCCAGCGCCAGCCGTACTGCGGTGTAACCGGTGTAACGGCGTGACCAGCGAGCAAATCGAAACACATTTTTGGCAGATTGCCAACCACCGGTGAACCGAGCGAATGCCAGCCCCACGAACGGGCATTGACTTCAAAAAATTTCAACCTCCCGTCGCGGGGGTCGCGTTTCCACTCCACTTCGGCCAACCCGGTAAAGTTCAAAATTTCCATCACGCGACGACTTTCTTGCTCCACTTCCTGGTCGTGTTCAGCTGTCACGTAAGTGCTGGCCCGTCCAAAATCCGGCGGATGCTGCCGCCGACGGCACGCGGTGAACGCCGCTACTGGCTGTCCATTATCGAACAATCCCGCGTATGACCACTGATAGCGGCCATCACCAGGAACAATCTCCTGATATAATAATTCATCCACCGGCACTTCCGCCAGCGGGCCGGCGAGCACCGCCTCCATTTCTGCAGCCGATTCCACCCGGATGGCTTTGGCCTTACAATGCTGGCTGTAATTGCGCTTGAACGCCGGTTTAATGATGAGCGGAAACGGCAGGTCGCCGCCCGGACGGTCAGCGCGCGATTGCGGTGCGAACGAGGTGGGGGTCGTCACGCCATGTTTCAGACACCATTCGTAATTAGCGCGCTTATCGTAAATCAGCCGATATTCGTCCCACGGCAATCCGCCGGTGCGGAAAAATTCCTTCGCTTCCTTGAAATGCAGCGCGATTTGCCGCACCTGTTCGTCATCGGTCGGAATAAGCGTCCAACCGAGATAATTATTTTTTTGAGCCAGCGCCACGAGCCACGGCCAGAACTCGTCGCTGATGTATTTCGGCGAACCGTGGAACGGACAGCGATAGCGCGAAAAACGCGCCACGCCCCAAGTATCCTGATCCACGAGCGTGCAGGGAATTTTTTCCGCGCGCAACTGCCGAAGCAGCCCCAGCGCTTGATATTCCCCACCCAAAACAATCACCCCCGTCAAGCTATTCATCTTTTGAAGTATGCGCAAGTTTCTACCGCCAACATCAAGACTTTCGGCTAACTTAAGAGTATCCCTAAAACGAGACGACGCGAAAACAGAGCAATACTCCCTTACGGTAATCTCTCTCTTTGGCCGTCGTTAAGGTCATTGCGCCGTAAGCAAGCGCAAGTCTGACGGCGGACCAAGAACTGTGTACGCAAACCCGCTTACCGTGACCAGCGTACCATTGCCTCCCGTTAAGGTTACAAGTTGCGAATAGCTACCCGCCGCCGTCGGACTATAGCGAACGGTGACTATCTGACTCTGTCCGGCCTTCAAATTGTATGTTCCTCCTGAAATAACGCTGAATGGCGCTGACACTGTGGCTTTTCCTGTCAAAGTATCTCCACCTGTATTCTGTACTGTAAAAGAGAGGTCACTCGTAGCTCCCACCGCAACCGAGCCAAAATCTCGACTGTCGGGCACCGCGGAAACTTCAGCTTTCGTATCCGAGCCACGGCCCCCGCCGCCATCGTCACCGCCACCGCCTTCACTGCCGTATTCATACGCGCCAACCGTCCACGTTGTTCTTGTCGCGCCGTTCGGGTCAGTGTTCCAGTTAGTTCCCAAATTGCTGCCCGTGACATTGCTGGCGGGACGAAAATCGCGGCTCGAATAATTCACAAAAAAACTGGTGTTCGTGGTGAGGTTGTTGGCTTGCGTAATGCCCGTCCCGCCGTTCTCCAGATTGATGCTCGCCGAGACCAAGACGTTATTTTTAATCTCGATGCCGCTTGTAATTGCTCCGCTCATCGCCCGCACCGAACCAACCGGCAGATTCACAAAGGTGTTGTTGTAAATCTTCATATTTGATTGCGTTTGCGGATCGCGAAATTCAATTCCGCGCGCGACTCCTACGCCGTCATAAAACACGTTGCCGTAAATCTCCCAGCCCGTAGTGCTGCCGCCAAAATACAAGCCCTCCACGTTGTAATTGTGAACCTTGTTGTAGCGAAATGTTCCGTAACGACTCGCCACCCACCAGATGTTTCCGTGATCTTCGCCCACTTCGCGACTGTCGCACAATTCGCTGTATTCAACGGTCATGTAATCATTGCCGGTGCTGTCCTGAAAAAAGGTGGTGATGCCGTGCATGTAGCAATGACTAACCAGCATGTGCGAGGTGTCGTAAGAGCCGCTGTTGCCGTGAGCGTAAATGGCATAAAGCCACGGGCTTGAGCCGCTGTCGTAATCGCCGCTACCGCCCGGCCCAGCAAATTCAATGTAACGCCACGCGCAATAAGGATGATGCCCCGTATCCCAATAGGTGTAGTCAATTGAAGTCTGATGCCAGGTTGTCGTAATCTTGAACCCGATCTGGCGCGGCATGGTTGGGCTGTAACCGCTGACATCGTAATAACCGCCGTTGCCGCCGGGCGGACTGTCAAAATCCCATGCCGAAAATTCGGCCATGCCGTCTCCATAAGAATCATCCCAGCCAGTGCTGGTGCCGTGATCGGCTGCGGTCGCTTTCTTGATATAGATATACGTCGAACCCGACCGCGCATCGTCGAACGTGTAACTGCCATAGCTGCCATCGGCAACATAGTAGGTGTCACCACGAACCAAAGACGCGGGCAAGTTGGTGTAGGCATTCGCCCAATCGTTGCCGGTCTTACTGCCCGCGCCTGCCCCTGCCCGCACGTAATGATTCGCGGCGGATGCCGTAAACGTCGCGAGCAGAAACAAAAAAGTTAAGAACCGGGAGGTTTGAAGTATGTTTGCTTTCATTGTTACATCAAGACTAGGAATTGTCAGCACTCCCTCTTTCATGGATCATCAACCAATATTCTCAGGTTGGTCGGAGGATCTGGCAATACGGTGGGTGGCTGATTGCCTCCACCGTTCGCGCCAAATTGAAACGGCCCCAAGTCCCACGCACCCGCAGCCGGCCGAATGTTGCCATCAAAATCCACATTCGACATATTGGCATCACCGCTCAAGTTCATACCCTTACCGATCAAACTACTTCCTGCCTGCAAACGGAAATCACCCGCCGCCGGATCCGCAAACTTGCACGCGGCTTCAGTCGTCACGAAATCTCCCGTGCCGCCCCACATCGCATCCGTACGGTTGAAAGCGTTGTAACCGTAGGACGGACTCTTTCCCAGTTCACAGTAGGAATCCACCAACACGTTGTTGTAATAACGTCCGCGATTCAAGCAAGGGTCGGCGATGATGAAGAGCGGGTACTGTCCGGTGCCAGTTTTGTAGAGCAAGTTATTGTAGAAGCGAAAATTATCCGTGCTGATGACCGGCCACGCCTTGCAATTGTTGAAAATATTGTTGCGAATGGTCCAGTACCCTTCCTTGTCCGGATTGCAATTGACGTTGTCCGGCGTGCCTTTCAACTGAAACGTCGCCTGCGACGAGTTTACGAAGTAGCAGCGTTCAATCACATTGCTCCAGATCTGCGAACCCGTCCACCACGTTTGAAAAATGTCCGCGTGGGGACCGTTGCCCGGGTTGGTACAGTTGGAAAACGTGCAACTTGTGAAAAGATTGTTAATGCCCCAAACCCGGAACAAGTCCCGATCCTTCATGTTGTAAAAAAACATGTTTGAGACCACGCAAGAGTTCGCGTTCACCATGAAAATGACGGCATCGTAAGTATTGATGGAGGCGTAATCGTGGATTTTATGATCGGCCAACAATGAGTTGTTGCCGCGGATGGCGACCAACGCATGCCCTTCCCCAGTTGGCGTATAAGGAGACTGAATGTCAAAACCTCGAAAAATAGTGCCGCTGCCAGAGAACACCAACGTTCCGGAAGTTGCGTTACCCCGAATGGTCAGCGTCGAAGCACCATTGCCCAAAACGGTGATGTTAGGTGTCGAACAGGTAAACGACGACGTAATTGTCCAGTCTCCTGAACAATTCAACACGTCTCCTGGCGCGAGCCGTGAGAGCGCGGTGGTAAATGATCGCCAAGCGGTAGCGGGCGTATCGCCGCTGTTAGCGTCATTCCCTACCACCGAATTGACATAGTTGGTTTTTGCTGGAGCCAAAGAACAACTAAAAATCAAAGCTGCTAATACAGCAACGGTTACGCTCGCGCCTTTCGTCCAATAGGCTGAAAAGTCAGTCCTGTAACCAGACATATATTCAAACAGTATCGCCAATTTATTTCCAATTGAACCGCTGTGGTAATGACTTACAACGAGTTCATCACGCGTCCACGCAAACCAAAGCTGGTTCCATACCAACACCTCAAAAACCTGTGTTACACCACATGCCACTTAAAAATCTACGCACCCTTCCCAGTCAGCAACCATCGCAAGCAAACAAAATGCTCTCTAAGCTTATGGTTTCCATTCCGATCCGAAAGCCCCAAGCTCAAGGCGAAACGTGCCACCAGGCGAATACCATGATACAGGAGAGCCAGCACATAATAGGTGCATTGGCCAAGCCCGCCATAGTGCTTCTTCCAATACTTTAAGTTCGCCCGGAGCATCTCGATGCTGTAACGCAGCGGCGCATTGGCCGAACTGCCGCCGCCAAAATGCGTCGCGGTGGCCTGCGGCACATAAACATTCTTCCAGCCCGCGTCACGAAAACTTTTGCACCAATCCAAATCCTCAGCGTAAAAGAAAAACCGCTCATCCAGTCCGCCCACTTTTTCCACGGCACTGCGCCGCACCAACCAGAAGCAACCGCTTAAAACTTCCACTTCACCGAGGTGGTCATAGTTCCAATGCCGCAGTTCAAACCCGGAGAAAAGCGGATGGCGCGGAAACACGCGATCCAGCGCCAGCACGGAACAGGTAAGATTCCAGACCGAAGGCAGCCGCCGACATGAGCGCTGCAACAGGCCATCGCCGCCGGTGATTCTCGGCCCCACCAAACCCGCGCTGCTGTGGCTTTCAAGATAATTGGTCAATTCCTCAAAACAGCCTGGGTGTACAACAACATCGGAATTGACCAACGCCAGATACGAACCAGTGGCGTGCTTGATGCCGAGATTGTTGGCGCGCGCAAAACCCAGATTCTGTCCCGCGCGGATCAACGTCACTTCCGGAAAACATTCCTGCACCATGTCCGGCGATCCATCGGCGGAAGCATTGTCCACCACAATGATTTCCTGCACCAAGCCCCCGCCGTTCTCGCGCAGGGAGATCAGGCAGTTTCGCAGGTGATGCTGCGCGTTCCAACTAACAATGATGACCGAGATTGGGCTCATGAGCTTGAGCTGTCTGTGGAGGGTCTTTAACAATCACGCGGGCGGACGGACCAACGATGAATTTTGCCGCCTGAAAGGAAGCAATCGCTCCCAACAGAAAATAGATGTAAACGATTGACTGATCAAAGTAAGCCACCGAAAGAAAAGTGGTCGCGTGGCCGAACAGCGTGGCGCCTGCGGTCCAAATTAAAAATCGACGCTCAAAGGGCGCTTGCTTATCCCGTCGCAACGCGCGACCAACGGCGGCAAAAGCACTGGCCAGAATGCCAATGAACAGCAACATCAACGGCAAACCGCCCAACACGCCAAATTGAAGGTACTGGTTGGTGATGTCGGTGTGATTCTGACTCCAATAAACACCCGTCGGCATCCAATGCCGTGTAACATCCGTCCCTACTATCCACCATTCTCCCAGGTGCTGGATGGCTGCCTCGATCAATGCCGCCCGATGCCAGCCGGTGCTGCTACCGGTAAGATCAATTTTGGCGAGTAAATAGTACACCGGCGCCTGCATTACCAGACTCAACAACACGACCATTCCTATCGCACCCCAGCGCACGACTTTCATCTGTTTCCGCACCAACCATAACGCCATGCCAAATAAGATAATCATCATCGTCATAATCGGTCCGCTCGAAGCGCTTGCATAAACCATTGCCGCCGTGACCATCCCGCCTATGATCGCCACTTTTCTATCTTGCCACCAGCAACCGAGTACCAAGGGCAGACAGGCGGCCCCGACCGTTCCGGCCAGTATGGGATGGGCAAACGGGCCTTGCGCTCGAACCTTTCCATCGCGAACGGTGATTTCCAACGGCATGCCGCCCAGATAAGCAAACCAGTTATATCCTCGCAGCTTTTCCCAGAGCAAAAGAACCGCCAGCGGAACCAGTATGATGATCATCGGTTTGCAAAGCCGCCTGAAATCCTCAAAGTTTTGCAAGAATATCCGAAACAGAAAATAAATGAGAGCATTGTCAAACACGTAAGCCGAACGCAGAATCAGTGTGCCGCCCACATCCTTATGAAACAAACCACTACACACCACCCACACACCCCACGTCGCCATCAGCCGATCCATCGTCTGCCAACCTCCGGCGATACGCTCTTGCTTTATCATCACGCGCAAGCAGCCCACCATCGCCATGATACGCATCTCGGTGAAATTCAAACCGCCGATGTTCAACGCCTGTCCGGTCGTCATGTAAGTCGTTGCAATTAATAACGGCAGCGACGCCCACCGCCGCGGCAACATGTACAAGTAGTACGCACAGACGAGCGTTACAATAAAACCAAGGAGATTCATGAACTAACGCCCCCGCGCTGATTGAAATTTTTTTCTTGCCCTCAAGCTGTTTGACAAAGTGAACAGCTCAAGAAAAGGATTAAGAGGGAAGGCTCCTCTCAGTGGCCTCGCTTGAACAAGCGTTGCATCTGCTCGCGACGGATAAAGCGGACGAGCTCCGCAGGCACATTTCGCTTTCTCCGGCTCAAGCAGCACCACGTATAACCCGCAAATCGCAGAAAAGACGCGAGAAAGTAAGGCCGCTCAACACAGCGGTAAGCACATTTGGCCATTTCAAACAACGGATGGTTGCCGAGCGCATATTCGCGCACGCCCATCAGCCACGTCCGACGGACTAGGTTTCCTTCACTGATATTACGCGGCTTCAGGTGGTCAACTACGATTTCACTGAATGTTTGCGTTTTGAAACCATGCATTCGGGCTTGCACACAAGTAATCGTATCCCAGCCACCTTCTGGCACGGCCACTAATCCGCCCAGCGCTTCGAAGCATTCCCGGCGAAAGAATTGCACCGCACCCGCCACTTCCTTTAACGACTGCGGGCTGGGATGATAGCGTCCCTCGTAGAAATCAACCACCAAACCACCCGCGAGACCGAGCTCCGGATCGTCAGCAAACCGCTGCAGCATCTCCTCGTAGTAATTTTTGGGGAATCGGATGTCGCCGTCTAGCAGTCCGATGAACTGATAGTCCCGCGCCTTGATCACGGTCAAACCGGATTCAACTGCAAAAACAACAGAGGCAAAATTTCTGTCGGGGCGGCGGGTTAGTCGAAGCAAACGGATAAAGTCGTACTCCGCTGCATACTTCCGGACAATTTCGTCAGTCTTGTCAGTGGACTCATCGCTCACAATCACCCACTCGATCGGACGAACCGTTTGTGCAATGACCGACTCGATCGTGATGCCAATCGTCGCCTGCTCATTGCGCACCGGAGTGATAAGCACGTAGGTGAAATTTTTCATTTTGAAAGGGCGCGATACCAGCGAATGTTAACGACAATCGAGCACGATAATTCCCGCCTTCATTTTACCACCTGCTTCGGTTCAATTCACGGATTGGCCGCTACCAGCGACTGGCCATTTTGCTTCCGGCTCGCGCGTTTGGAGGAGGCAAGCAACGAATCCACCAGCGCCAAATACTCCGGCTTGCGATTATTCCAACTGTGTGTTTCGGCATAAGCAAAAGCTCGTTCCACCATGCCGCGCCGCAGTTCAGCATTGCTCAAAACTTCATACATGGCTTCAGCCATTGCATCCGCGTTGCCCGACTCAAAGAAACGCACCACCGAATCATTGAAATAATAGCGATCAATTTTAGTCGCCGAAATGACTACGGGCACGCCCACCGCCATGAACTCCATGATCTTCGTGCTGTAGGCTTCGTTGCCGAAAGAATCCGCGCGCTTGGGCACAACGCCCAAATCCGCGTGAGCCATCAAGTCGGCCACCTGTAGAAGCGGAATTTCCTCGGTGAATCGCACGGCGTCCTGCAACCCCAAATCTTTCGCCAGTTGTTGCAGTTCCGCCGCCATGTTGCCGTTACCGTAAATATGGAATTCGACTGTCGGCATCCGACGCCGGAGTTTGGCAAAGGCGCGAATGGCAATGTCCAAACCTTGGTGCCACTGCAGGCCGCCCGGGAAGATGACGACGGGGCTTTGGTTAGGTGTTTTTTCGGGCGCGGGTTTGAACACGTTGCGGTCCACGTTGTTGATGAACACCGAGCATTTTTCTCGCGGCGCCGAGCGGGCGATATAACGGTCGAGCCAAAGATGATTGCCGAGAATCACATGGTGGGAAAAAGCGGCGGAAAGTTTTTCCGCCCATTTCAAGGCCCGCACCAGCAGGCTGCCATCGGATTTCCGAAACTTGTTGCCGAAGAACTCCGGCAAAATGTCATGCACGTCCAAAATTACCCGCGCTCCCGTCAGTCGCGGCAGCCACGCGGCGAACACCACGAAATCCGGCACGTTGTGCGCGTGGACGAAGTCGTAGCGGCGGCGCAAATGCCGCCGCGAAACCTGCCCTGACGTAACGAGCAGAAAACGCAGCAACGGGAAGAGATACGAGGCCTTGGAATTGCTGCGCTTGGCGGCGCGGTCCTGCACCCGGATCAATTTCACTCCGTTAATCATTTCCTCGCGGGGCATCTCCGGTTTGGCGCGCAGGGCGAAAACTTCCACTTCGTCCCCGCGTTGAGCCAGCGCTTCAGCGTAACGGATTACACGCGTGTCGCCTTCATAAAATGAATGCGTCATCATGCATACTCGTTTGGGTGTCCGCGTTAGCGACAACGCGGGCGTTGACGTTGGCTGGCGGGGTTTGAACTTGGCGCAATAGTCCGCCACTTCGCGGGGCAGAGCGTGCCAGTATTGACCCGCGTATCTAGTGTGGACGTATTCAAGCAGTTCCGCGTAAAAGGCCGATGGAAATTCAAAGGCCGAACCGTTACCGGCGGCGAACTTCACGTAATCGGGATGAACATTCACCAACACCATGCCACCGTGCTGCGCGACCCAGTCGAGTTTTTGTTTCCAGAGTGCGATACTTTTCTCCCGCAAGAACAGGAACAGCGTTGAATCCTGAACAAGCGTGTAGGGCAGTTCCATGTAACCACCCTGACCGTCCACCTTTTCCACCCAGAACGGGTAAATAGTGTTCATGCCGTCCGGCTGCGGCTCGAACGGATCCGCGTCAAATGTCGAAAGATCGTAGCGGATGTTCAACTGTTGCTGCCATTCAAGGTTATGAAACATGAATCCGGCGCGAAAACCAACGGCCCCCCATTCCTTGAGGTATTGATTGATGCGCGGCGACTGCGCCTGGAATGATTGGTAGCTCCGGAACAACGACCCGTCATGGTGTAAATCGTGAACGCCCACTTCAAAACCCAGCTGCTCCAACTCCTGACGAAACTCGCGGGTTACGCGATATTCACCTTCGGGAATAAAGTTGAACGAGGAACGGAATCCGGATTCCATCTCCAAATTGGCCAAGGCGCGACAACGGTCGAGACCCTTCTGTCCCTCCACGTCATGCGTGAGAACGAAGGCGAATTTTTTTCCCTGCGGCCAGCCGGGCCAGTTGGCGGGTGGTGTTTCCGTGCCGGATTTGACCGGCCAGATGCCAGCGGAGCGCGCGCGGGTGCGTTGAGCGACGTGCCGCCGCAGCGCATACCGCACGCTGCGCGGCAGCAAGGGTTTGATGGCGTAATATAACGCCAACAAGGGCGACCCACGCGATGATAATGTCGTCGTCATGTTAGTTTCTTAAATTTGAATTTCCTTTCATCTCGCGCAAGTTCACGTGGACAAACTTCGTCCCGGTCAGTTCGCACTGCGAGTGCGAACCGGAGACCGAAAATAAGATGACTTTACGCACAAAGTGAATTTGATTCAGCGAAGTCGCATCAGCAATCATCGCCGCTGGCGCTTCGATGTCAGCACTGAAGGTGCCGTTCTGCCAGACTTGACGTTTAGTCCTGGGTTAACCACTCGGGTACGGGATTGTGGAACTTGTTCAGAACCGCCGTCACGTTCGCCCGCGATTCCCGCATCAACCCACAGGCGTAGCGAGCCGCATAGTCTTTGGTCTTACCCGCTTCCAGCACAAATAACACAAGGTCCATGCGACCAGCCATGCGCGCCGAAATACTGGCCGGGGCCACGCAGGCCATGTCGAAAACAATATATTCGTACGCTTCCGCCTTAAGTTTGGGCACGTAATCGTCAAAGTCCGGCGGCAACATGTCGGCCAGACGGTCGCTCGTCCGTTGGTTGCCCCGATGCTTGGTCATCGAAAGAGACGGGGGGTTGTTGGCCCCTTCATTGGCATCTGTTTCGACTTCAAAAGATTGCGAAGGGCCGTAGCCGGCTTTGCCTTTGTAAAACGAATAAGTTGTTCCCGCCGCGGAGGTCCAATCCACCAGCAAGGCGGTGCCGCTACCGGTGCGAGACAAGGAAGCGGCCAACCCGCTGGCGAGAGTGCTGACGCCCGCTCCATTCGTGCAGGCGGTCACCCCCACCAGCTTGGGATA comes from the Verrucomicrobiia bacterium genome and includes:
- a CDS encoding glycosyltransferase, with the protein product MDKPLISFVIVTYNQEKLVREAVESALAQTYSPLEVIISDDASKDRTFEVIRQTVAHYKGPHAVRLNRNDSNLGMGRHLNRVMELCAGELVIAQAGDDISVPERAEVTHQAWEKSGRRATSVFSSYTTIFINGEVQGVGGLRGDCADDRLCWPLVGSLFQFLSSSQPVVNGCAHAFSPELFRYFGPLKSDLEDLVLSFRTLAIGELLYVHRPLVKYRRHEHNMSFFVGWDDTRSFEHRERRLLWVNRQSVAAYDTMLSDIEVLCSNGRITSAERDSLVTEALRIRRYYAVELRMMESRDISTRFGVIFQTARQGHLRCALRCSVRVLPSRLYKALYLLRGQWRKWRNRPSSATTPVKIP
- a CDS encoding phosphatidylserine decarboxylase, with protein sequence MNDWIIIGGGAAVGVAVLWAASVKWCIQPRFTALMLSVGAACGIAVGCLINRAGWPQSVIFLAVPAVQLAFYVGFIAWRFYRDPERTPPPDPAVVVSPADGKIVYIRKLSPNSVLRCDKKGAQLHLDELEKSSLAAQELWQVGISMVFTDVHINRSPIAGKVILAQHRPGKFWSLRIPEAINVNERQTMLFDNGKFQVALVQIASRLVRRIEAYVREGQQLDIAQRIGMIKFGSQVDLFLPVNVIPLLDVKEGDELVAGETVVGKFTR
- a CDS encoding choice-of-anchor D domain-containing protein, with protein sequence MKANILQTSRFLTFLFLLATFTASAANHYVRAGAGAGSKTGNDWANAYTNLPASLVRGDTYYVADGSYGSYTFDDARSGSTYIYIKKATAADHGTSTGWDDSYGDGMAEFSAWDFDSPPGGNGGYYDVSGYSPTMPRQIGFKITTTWHQTSIDYTYWDTGHHPYCAWRYIEFAGPGGSGDYDSGSSPWLYAIYAHGNSGSYDTSHMLVSHCYMHGITTFFQDSTGNDYMTVEYSELCDSREVGEDHGNIWWVASRYGTFRYNKVHNYNVEGLYFGGSTTGWEIYGNVFYDGVGVARGIEFRDPQTQSNMKIYNNTFVNLPVGSVRAMSGAITSGIEIKNNVLVSASINLENGGTGITQANNLTTNTSFFVNYSSRDFRPASNVTGSNLGTNWNTDPNGATRTTWTVGAYEYGSEGGGGDDGGGGRGSDTKAEVSAVPDSRDFGSVAVGATSDLSFTVQNTGGDTLTGKATVSAPFSVISGGTYNLKAGQSQIVTVRYSPTAAGSYSQLVTLTGGNGTLVTVSGFAYTVLGPPSDLRLLTAQ
- a CDS encoding glycosyltransferase family 2 protein; the encoded protein is MSPISVIIVSWNAQHHLRNCLISLRENGGGLVQEIIVVDNASADGSPDMVQECFPEVTLIRAGQNLGFARANNLGIKHATGSYLALVNSDVVVHPGCFEELTNYLESHSSAGLVGPRITGGDGLLQRSCRRLPSVWNLTCSVLALDRVFPRHPLFSGFELRHWNYDHLGEVEVLSGCFWLVRRSAVEKVGGLDERFFFYAEDLDWCKSFRDAGWKNVYVPQATATHFGGGSSANAPLRYSIEMLRANLKYWKKHYGGLGQCTYYVLALLYHGIRLVARFALSLGLSDRNGNHKLREHFVCLRWLLTGKGA
- a CDS encoding glycosyltransferase family 2 protein, whose translation is MKNFTYVLITPVRNEQATIGITIESVIAQTVRPIEWVIVSDESTDKTDEIVRKYAAEYDFIRLLRLTRRPDRNFASVVFAVESGLTVIKARDYQFIGLLDGDIRFPKNYYEEMLQRFADDPELGLAGGLVVDFYEGRYHPSPQSLKEVAGAVQFFRRECFEALGGLVAVPEGGWDTITCVQARMHGFKTQTFSEIVVDHLKPRNISEGNLVRRTWLMGVREYALGNHPLFEMAKCAYRCVERPYFLASFLRFAGYTWCCLSRRKRNVPAELVRFIRREQMQRLFKRGH
- a CDS encoding glycosyltransferase, whose amino-acid sequence is MTTTLSSRGSPLLALYYAIKPLLPRSVRYALRRHVAQRTRARSAGIWPVKSGTETPPANWPGWPQGKKFAFVLTHDVEGQKGLDRCRALANLEMESGFRSSFNFIPEGEYRVTREFRQELEQLGFEVGVHDLHHDGSLFRSYQSFQAQSPRINQYLKEWGAVGFRAGFMFHNLEWQQQLNIRYDLSTFDADPFEPQPDGMNTIYPFWVEKVDGQGGYMELPYTLVQDSTLFLFLREKSIALWKQKLDWVAQHGGMVLVNVHPDYVKFAAGNGSAFEFPSAFYAELLEYVHTRYAGQYWHALPREVADYCAKFKPRQPTSTPALSLTRTPKRVCMMTHSFYEGDTRVIRYAEALAQRGDEVEVFALRAKPEMPREEMINGVKLIRVQDRAAKRSNSKASYLFPLLRFLLVTSGQVSRRHLRRRYDFVHAHNVPDFVVFAAWLPRLTGARVILDVHDILPEFFGNKFRKSDGSLLVRALKWAEKLSAAFSHHVILGNHLWLDRYIARSAPREKCSVFINNVDRNVFKPAPEKTPNQSPVVIFPGGLQWHQGLDIAIRAFAKLRRRMPTVEFHIYGNGNMAAELQQLAKDLGLQDAVRFTEEIPLLQVADLMAHADLGVVPKRADSFGNEAYSTKIMEFMAVGVPVVISATKIDRYYFNDSVVRFFESGNADAMAEAMYEVLSNAELRRGMVERAFAYAETHSWNNRKPEYLALVDSLLASSKRASRKQNGQSLVAANP